The region CCGACCACTCGGTCCCGAACCGAGTGCGCTACCAGTCTGCGCTACGCCCCGAAAGGAAGCCGTTTATATCCCGAATCTCCGGGGGACTCAAGACGCGCGGGAACACCGCCGTTCGCGAGCGGTCGGAAACTCGAGGCCCGCCACCGAGGAGGGGGGTGGCATCAGCCGCAGTGCTTGCGGACGGTTTCGAGCACTTCCTTGGGGTCGAGCGGCTTCCGCAGATAACCTTGAACGCCGATGACCTCTGCTTCGCCGGGGACTTCCTTCCACCCCGTGGTCACGACGACGGGAACCGAGGAGAGCACGGAGTGCTCGTTGCGATACTTCAGGAAAGCCCAGCCGTTCATCACCGGCATCATCAGGTCGAGAAGGATGAGATCGGGGTGCGGCTCGTGGCGAAGGAGATCGACGGCCTCGAATCCGTTTCCGGCGGCGAGCGCCTTATACCCTTCCGACTCGAGCAACTCGCAGAGGCTGGTGCGCAAGGTTTGATCGTCTTCGA is a window of Thermoanaerobaculia bacterium DNA encoding:
- a CDS encoding response regulator, which encodes MKTVLLVEDDQTLRTSLCELLESEGYKALAAGNGFEAVDLLRHEPHPDLILLDLMMPVMNGWAFLKYRNEHSVLSSVPVVVTTGWKEVPGEAEVIGVQGYLRKPLDPKEVLETVRKHCG